CAACAACTCTTCGGATGCGCCATAATCCATGGGGGGGAGAGACAAGATCATACCTCCATTTTTACTTATCTGGAGGATCTGACCAAAAGAAAAGAAGAGGCATAAAGGGAAGCCCATGGCAAATTTTGGCCTGATCTTCTCTCCATTCACCGTCGGGGGCCTGCGTTTAAAAAACCGGATCCTGGCCCTGGGTTCCCGGGCCAACAATGAAATCCTACAAGCTTTGGAGGGGAAAGTTCCTCAAATTCTCCCGATTGGCGACTGTGTGGAGCCGCGGAAGGCGAAAGAAGCCATTCATGAAGGTTTTACCGCAGCCCTCCAGGTGTGAAGGGAAAGATGGGGGTGAATGATTCACCGCAGAGCTCGCTGAGAACGCCGAGAGAAAGGATGCAAATCACCAATAACCAAATTATCGCATTGGGGCGTTCTTGGTGGTAAACAGGAAAGGAGGTGAAGAAGCGAAACCTAAAAGAGATAGCGTGAAAAGGGGGAGCCAAATTGAAAGAAAAGGAGGGTTAAAATGAGGGTAAAGATTTTTATGTTGATAGCTGTAGGAATCGCGCTGTGTTTTGGCCTATCTTTCGAAACCTACGCCCAGCAGAAAGTGATTAAAATGGGCGTCACGGCGGCCCTGCAAAAAGAAGCGGGCATCGGGGTAAAGAATGCGGCGGAGATGGCCGCCCAAGAGATCAATGCCAAGGGAGGAATTTTAGGTCATAAAATTGAGCTGTATTTTGCCGATGATGATGGAATTGCCGAGAAGGGCGTCACGGCCATCAAGAAACTTCTCTTCACGGACAAAGTAGATTTTGTCAGCGGCGGTTGGATGAGTGGAGTGGGTCTGGCCCAGGCGCCCCATATCTTCGACGCCAAGAAGCTCTGGCTGAGCGTCGGACCCGCAACCCCCAAGCTGGCGAAAATGGTGGAGGAGGACTACGCGAAAGCCAAGTATTTCTTCCGCGTCGGTTGCGTGAATTCCGACCTCTTCGCCTACGATATGGCGGTACTTGCGGAAGAATTCTTCAAGAAGGAATTAAAGGTAACCAATGTGGCTCTTCTGCCGGAGAGTTCAGTTTGGGCGCGGGAGATGTCTGCCTATCTGGAAAAGGAATTGCCCAAGCGGGGGCTGAAGATCGTTTACCTGGATGTCTTCGATCCCAAACGCACAGATTTTTCCCCTCAGTTCGCCCAGATTCGCGCCAAGGGAGCGGAGCTCATGCTTACCGTCCAGGCTCTTTCTCCCGGGGTTCCTATTACCAACCAATGGTCAGACACTAAGCTTGCAGTCCATCAAGCGGGCTATAGCCTGAACAGCCAAGTCACGGATTTTTGGGATAAGACCGGGGGAAAATGTAATTATGAAGCCACCCAGTTGATCAACGGGGCCAGAGCAACGATTACTCCCCTTACCATTCCTTTTTACGATAAATACATAAGCACCTACCGAATCTCTCCTACTTATACTGCCTTTGGAGAATACGATGCCCTCTATTTATTGAAGGCAGCTGCCGAGGAGGCTAAAACCCTGGACACGGAAGTCCTGATCAAAACTCTGGAGAAGATGCGATTTGTGGGAGCGGCCGGGGTGATTCTTTTTGAACCGAATCACGACTTGAAATATGGCAAAGATGGCAAGCAGCCAGTTTGGGTCCAGTGGCAGGATGGCAAACAAGTCTCGATCTTTCCCCAGGAATTTGCCACCGGGAAATATATCTCCCCACCCTG
Above is a window of Deltaproteobacteria bacterium DNA encoding:
- a CDS encoding ABC transporter substrate-binding protein, producing the protein MRVKIFMLIAVGIALCFGLSFETYAQQKVIKMGVTAALQKEAGIGVKNAAEMAAQEINAKGGILGHKIELYFADDDGIAEKGVTAIKKLLFTDKVDFVSGGWMSGVGLAQAPHIFDAKKLWLSVGPATPKLAKMVEEDYAKAKYFFRVGCVNSDLFAYDMAVLAEEFFKKELKVTNVALLPESSVWAREMSAYLEKELPKRGLKIVYLDVFDPKRTDFSPQFAQIRAKGAELMLTVQALSPGVPITNQWSDTKLAVHQAGYSLNSQVTDFWDKTGGKCNYEATQLINGARATITPLTIPFYDKYISTYRISPTYTAFGEYDALYLLKAAAEEAKTLDTEVLIKTLEKMRFVGAAGVILFEPNHDLKYGKDGKQPVWVQWQDGKQVSIFPQEFATGKYISPPWIKKR